aacttttttttttttttccctaaTTTAAATCAACATTAgctgatctaaaatataaaaatgagaaaaacccacgaaaataatacttaccgattcaaatatgaactttatttgatgtatttataaaacatttaaatggatatgtgtgagtaaaagttataaacttgtacctactcaatgtggtttttgttaaaaaattaatccagtaatcTAAAGGTTAAATACAAATTGGTCATTATAATCAAAACTACATCTATGTTCAACAGATttacaaaatactattttaaacaagttgcGACATCTAAtagaccttgctttttaaggtgcgcgggtgcgATCGCTCTCATACAGCGCACTtaatttcaatctgacgagTGTGAAAAACAGTGCACGTCACACTCAACAAATGTCGCACGTATAATAGAtgagtatatttatttccactgtttacaaaaatcaacagttttcatagctcatttagctgataggaaggtccttttattaaaacaataaaaatttcaaacattgcagtggcttccatgcagtcgttaaactgATATTTCTCTTTGCTGAACAAATtgggaaatactggtttaatagacaattttgtagacgtaccagtcaaaatccaatcaAAGCTACACGgcctattttgtttattttggaaagtgatttttcactcgccttagcatattgaggtgtgtgattttccactcgcctataattttcaaaaaccaaagaCTGATCTAACGTCTTGCATCTCTCAGTTGATAAGCTTGTGTACTTACCCTTCTGCTGGTGTGATGAGCCCCGTGTCATCGTCTTCCTCCGATGACTCCTCCGATTCCTCCTCAGACTCGGACTCTGACTCGAGTTCTCCCCACTGTGTCTTGTCAACTTCCTCCTCCTCCACCGGAGTCTGGACAAAACAACAGTAACAGCCATGTTTAATTTCTTtcgtttctttttaaaaagactccacaaacatataacacaattaaagtttattttaccGACACAGAGCCAAAGACATTTTTTGCTATGACATCACAACatactgatgatgataatgagaaGAATATGAAGTTGCTGTATTTTCCTTTCAATATAGAACTACTTGACAAGACTGTGCTCCACTCTTTATGTTAGTTGAACTATCTCAGTATCACATGAAACTGCAGTACCTGTCATGTAATCATCTCCCATTTGGGGTCATACAGttgggagacacacccataatcacaCCTGTGAAGTGGGTGAAAATCTGTGTACGTGACCTTACATCTCCCCATTCAGCCCAGTGGTTCATCCCGGTAGGTCACGAACCAAGAGTAATAGCTATGTAAATCAGATGTCATGTCTGGTTACAACAAGAGCAACTCATGCATTAACTGGAGGTTGTTACAGGTATCAAATGACTAATACAGTGTGCTAGTAAACCATTTAAGGGGGTATCAAAATCAGACTTCTTATGATGGTTTGGTCGCATAATACAGGTTTTAGTTTTAACACAGCCGGTTTAAATACATAGAAAGTCTAAACTGATTACAAAACATTCAGTGGTCATGTTAAAAAAAGCTGACATCTGACAATAATCAGGGTCTATTGTCAAGTCTATCAGATATTATTAACTGCAATACTGAATAAAAGTATGTGGAGTTTTGTTTTTGACTGCTACCTGGCATTCATTTTCTGTTTTCTGATacctgaaaaaacaacaactaaataCACAAGTCATTTTACAATTACAGTACTTACCGTGAAGTCTCCACTCTGTGTGCCAAAAACATCACCATACAGAGGTTTACCATGCTCGTCCACAGGTGGTTTGCCCCAACCTCCAGCATGGTAACCAAAAGAACATGActgaaatagaagaaaaaaccccgaaaTTAGAATATTACAGTACTGGCATCATTTCATGATATAATTAAATCACACTTCTCTTTCATACAGATTTAACACTGGTACCAATATATTACCAGGTAAACCAGATGAGACAacctaaataaatgtttaactgaAGATAGTAATCTTTCAGTCCACTGTACATTTTAGAaacctcttctttttcttcttcttttttatcaaTATTAGTATTAAAAATTCTGCTAATAGTAAGAATTTGAGAACTAAATGCTACATCAGTTGTATTTTTAATGTCCAACAAATTCTTTTTCTAATTTCAGAATAAGAAACGTAAGAAACATAACTGGGTTTTAGCTTAAATGGAACATATTCATACCTGAAACTTGCAGGTAGATGCCTATGTGTTATGGAACTCACAAACTTATTAGATTTTACAAAAATCAGTTTTTCACTGTAATGATGGTTTGATGTTACTTTTCAAATTGAATTTTACCTCTGGAATAGGAGCATTCAGCCCTGGAACCTTCAAGTTAGGGTAGGATGGCGGTGGACCATACCGCTGCATGGCTATCAACCAAGGAGGTGGAACTTTTTCCGCCGACTAAAatcataaaaaacaaacaaattcaacaaaaagaaaacaaaatggtgtAACCTACCTATCATAACACTAAAATATATCATATGgcaactgaaaaaaacaaaaaacaataaaataaaataaataaacattattatatatatactttatataaatttgtaatgtatacatacatgtaccctgATATGccgtatttattaattataacaacATAACAGCATGAACAGAAATCCCGACTATTGGGAAAATATATTAAGCTTACAGAATCTCCAGATTAATGGCTTACAATACAAATCAAAAACCTATCTTTGAGTATCTGTTTCTTTTCCTCTCAATGAAATAAGGTTATGTGGCttcaataaaattattgtaaCATATACTCCATGCAGTtatgtattttttcattattattaataaactgcAACATAACAATTACCTGGCCTATAGGCATACCAAGTGCTATCCTCAAGTTTTGTTTCTTATTAATAAATTGTAACATAACAATTACCTGGCCTATAGGCATACCAAATGCTATCCTCAAGGTTTGTTTcttattaataaattgaaacataACAATTACCTGGCCTATAGGCATACCAAGTGCTATCCTCAAGTCATCAGTTAAATTACCAGGTTTCTTCTCCTTCAGACGCGTTTCAAATTCTTTACcctaaaataaatcaataacaagatacaccaaaaaacccaaattagGAACATCCACGTAGCaaggtttttttatttgaaaaacatgaaacacacagaattcatataaaattaaatgaagtACTCATGATATTTATTTACTACTTTctgcatttaaaataaattatatatataggtagtatAGGACagcaatattttctttaaaaagaaGTGTGAAGAAAATAACAGCTTTGTCAGAGTTCTCTGCccatagccaaattagccaattgataatttttattaaagtgGTTACAACATTTCATATTTggctaataaacatttatttaaatcagACACTTTATAATAACATTCAAGATGATATTCTACCTATCTAAAAATTggcaaaaactaaaaaaaaaaatcagagcatgcattttataaattttgCAAGAGCAAAAAAGCAAGCAAACCTCATAATACAGGTCTCCATGAATGGTCATTTTAGGCTTCACTTGATGTCTGAAGAAAGCATCATGCAGTTTCTGGTAGTCGATATCTATTTTTCCCATCTTGGGTCGGACACGCTCTCTCATCTTAGCCTTAAGTGTCTTCTGGTCTTCctagattaaaaacaaacatatacaatacttttggggtttttttgttgttgtttatttttacttaGAACGTTTCCCCATgaattattattcataaaaaCTTAAGgcaactaaaaaaataaatatttttcatccTACCAAGCCCTAACAACTTTTATAACATGTTGCTTCGCCAAACAATTCTGAATCAATAGTAATAAAATACCACAGACAAGGCAAATAAACAGACTTACCCCGCCACCCCATCCCAACTGCTGGTATCTTCTGATGTCCACGAATTACAACATTAGACAAATATTACAGATCCACTTTGTCTCATTCAATGAATTAAAAACCATTTGACTAAACTTAAATCTGTGATGACACTATTTCAATTACATTATAGCTCAAGGTGCTAAGAGTCTAATGCACACGGTTTCATTATAAATCTTCATGACAAACCTTCTCGGCAAGAGCCGCTCTCATCTCTTCAATTCCAGTGGCCTTGATGAAATCGGGCAACTCAAACGGCTGTTTCTCAATACCGCGCTTTCCCTGCAGGTACTTCCTCTTATAGCACCAGTGGCGAGGGACAGGCACTGTGTTCCTTGTGGCCTGAAAGTAGAAGAGTGTTGTTTAACATCATTATATTTTCACTCAGAAACCAACAAAAGACATCTGGCTGCTCAACACCAGATCAATTTGTAGGGTCTAATATGTAATCCAAATACTCGAACAAACAGTTGCCAATTACATATATGGAGAATACTTTGAGGACGACCACGTGAACAAAGGAAACGGAACACAGAGTGCAAGCAAGCCATGAGACGAAAAACAGACTGAAGCCTTTGACACTTTGACTTACTAGCTGTTGCTGAACTCATTAAACGTCAGACCAAGTCAGTTTGGTGGGAGGATGGGGTGAGATATGCACAATAAGTAACAGGTCAGGATAATGTATTAAAAGAATAAGTGATCAGAACCGTTTCCTTTAATGATTCAAAACCCCAACATATTGTGGACAATTAGTTTGacagcattaaaaataaaaacaaggtgGGTGATCAAGCAATACTCTACATGCAGTATCATGTTTATGACATGCTCACCTTCAGCTGTACCAAGAGTCGAGGATCTCGTGCCGTCACGTCATGCATCTCCACCACATCAGGCCGGGTGACCAACTGAAACGGGACAGAACATGTTTCAATCACACTCCAGCATTTTCTtattatagtgttttccctagcttgttttagcatggtgcagcacaatgcctcaatagtctagcaccaccttgccttaatcagcaccatgctgccctgagattaaacaagcctttttcagtaattaattctaaaattgcctttataaaacacccaaaaaggtattttaattattgattaataaaatatgcattttatatcttttgccattcatttattaaagaaagaaagaagtgttttatttaacgacgcactcaacacattttatttacggttatatggcgtcagacatatggttaaggaccacacacattttttttagaggaaacccgctgtcgccacataggctactcttttttacgacaggcagcaagggatcttttatttgcgctccccacaggcaggatagcacaaaccatggcctttgttgaaccagttatggatcactggtcggtgcaagtggtttacacctacccattgagccttgcggagcactcactcagggtttggagtcggtatctggattaaaaatcccatgcctcgactgggatccgaacccagtacctaccagcctgtagaccgatggcctgccacgacgccaccgaggccggtcatttattaaagcaagcacataaattacattaatgtttatttcaattaatttttgtgtatttttaataaaaaacaagtgTCCTAataatggtgaaaatgccccaagagtgtttggtctaccatgccttgcttAATTtttagggaaatcactatattAGCCATCTAAATCATGGTAATTGCAAcacaagaaatcttttatatgcccagataggataacacatacccaTGGATGTTTTAGTATGACCGTTATAAAATGGTTGAATGTGAAAAACTTTATAGCTCAGATAGCTTGATCCTGCCTCAGGTAAGTTCTTTACCACTAATTGTATAACTattacatcaatataaaatactttcAAATAAAAACGTATCTATTTCTTCAGGAAATTAATAAATGGCAGAAGTTCTTTTCTTCAGTAGCCGAATGaggaaatttttaaatttttaattcaaacaatgaaaaatatatatctgcatgttattaataaacaataacatttaccGATTCAACATAAACAGATAACataaacaattaatttattaattttaaacaatgaaGAAAACAActgaaacaatatatttacGTTTTTAAGCATTTCCAAAAGTAGTGCAAAACTGAAGTTCAAGCAGTTATgaacgtctttttttttttaaggtcaCATAATATAATTCAAACCAATCCAAGCATTTATAACAAGAGTATTTACAAactggaaatatatatttttttaaagcaagaAACTGTAactaaatatgtaatataaataatattgcatacCTGTTTAAGCTGGGCAACACTAAGACGAGTAAGCTTCTTCAATTTTTTCTTTGAAATTTTGGgaacatcatcatcatgtaacatgtcctaaaataaataattttttttaaattaagatgATTATTAGGATATATCTGATATACCTGTAtggtgaaataatatttaaagcagcatttaatttgaaaatatgaacaaaatgaaatcataaaacaacaatataaaaattgcaaagctacttacatcatcatcatcgtcgtcgtcatcatcatcatttttctCTGCTTCCTTTAGCTTGGCTTCTTGGGCCCTTTTAATCTCTTCCTCTAGTTTTTTCTGTTCAGCTTTTGCCACATCTCTTGGCTTTTCAGGCTCAGAAATCTTAAATACAGAGCAAATATAACCACATTAACTTTAATGTACATCTGGGCTCACAATATgtttaacacacacataaagTATGTTTCaatgaatggacgaatgaacaaatgaatgaatgaatgaagtaatgatcaaaaacaacattaaaaattcaaaagttaaattaaaacagtttaaagagcagtgcaaaaatacaaatatcacaggtaagtaaaaataacatttagaaTGAAATCGATATTCGGTTACATTTTCCACTATAAACCATAAGGTTAATTACTGGaaatgcaaaaagaaaaaaaaaagtggaccaaaaaaaaaagagtaggaAAATAAGGAAAACTACAAGATCTGCAAATGGAGGTTTTCATCACGAACATCTACAGGAACAGTTTTTGGGTGGTACTAAAATCCAAATTAGTGaaaaatctaaatatttttatctttaactaaaacaatttgggattaaaaatttaaaaaaattgatgtATACTTAAACTGAATCATAGATTACAGGTAACGTTATGTATgcaaagaaaatacatttttattaagcaacaattatttttacgttttaaaataaaatgcaaaatttaccTTAAAAGCTTCAAAAATCTTAGCGAAGGTGTGATAACTGGGGTCTGTGGGTTCTAGATCCAGTTGTTCCTGAACAtatctgaaaaaataaaaataaaaaataaaataataatatattaaatggaTGCTCATTCAAGACAGACGGACGGTTTGTAGGATTGATCACCTGTGGAGGTATTTTAAAAGTCATGGACCATGTTTGCCAGTTTGTGGAAATGAAATGAGATGAGCTCTAGGAAcatttgtttaaggacaccgtagcacattttaaacatccagtgattaattgctcttctttaaccggcctcagtggcgcagtggttaagccatcggactacaggctggtaggtacatggtttgCAGCCagcagctccaacccagaataAGTTCTTaaatgctcaatgggtaggtgcaaggccactacaccctattctcttctcactaaccactaacccactgtgctggacagacagtccagatagctgaagtgtgtgcccaggacagtatgcttgaaacttaattggatttaagcacgaaaataagttgaaatgaaatgaaatgctcTTCTTTGTTTACATTTGTGTGCTACCTAGCATGatagctttgtaaaaaaaaaaaattggcttaatttttttcttaatatccATAATCTCTTCCACTCTTTCCTGGGAGTGTGTTGAGATatattatcatccattaaaggcttttgtaggagatatcgctggcactacaatttgtgatatctcctgcgatatctccgcaggagatatcacttcttataatcttgattggtcaaattttaatcacaagacaatgttttgttacgtcactgtgtttgtttcagcgctaaaaacctaccattagtgatgtcacgccactgccgttctgctagttaacaagtctaccgctgacattcaacccacattactgacattgtttacaactgtcgcaaatgaaaagaatgataatggatgataaaaagaatacctccctcgtgtcttgtgatatcataatttatcagcctcggttttcatacttttatcaactcgcgctgataaattatgatatcacaagacacgaggggagtatcctctatttatttgtaaacagGGGATCTgtgaataaaaatgtattaaaaaatacacaaataaacattCAGTAATCAAAATACAATGTTAAGCCATCAGAtgtaaagctggtaggtactgggtgcATCTTCCAGAACAGGCTGAGCGAGTTGAAGGACTCTTTGGGTTGGTGTAAGGCCACCAAACAGACATCCCCCCTTCACTGACCTGAACAGACAATCTAGATAACTGCATGCAaaccctgcaattgcccacggcaatcgacaatgctgtggagattgcAGCAGAGATTTCAATTCTCCACGGTACTGTCTTACCATGGAGCGGAGCAAACtctttttacatgctcatataccactaaggttttgaGCATGTCTGTCCAAGGTCCCGTCCCTTTACTGTGGACTATATTCAAGagtttttcaatggcatgttgttttttgccgtggaaattttcttaattgcaggagttagctatgaaatgaaaatgtgtcAATAGTCCTGCGTACTCTATCTGaacttcctcttcttcttctttggcAGCAGCGTCTTCCGTTGTTTTCCTCATCAATTTCTGCTCCTGAACACGACTTCTCTTtgccttcttcttctttttcttcctcttcttgtTTTTAGACTAAAACACAATAACAATCATCAGATGTTGCTTCATGCCcgattaattattttttgttgtgaaATTTATTTGTCAATAATCTCACATCTAAggcttttatttattaaaatagttataTTTTACCATGGCATTTACTTTACATACCTTTAAGATTTGTCAAATAACTTTATGGACAATCTTCAAcaattcaattcatttaaaaacataacatatttgtatttgaaaCTATAATGTATTGCTTGTTGTAACACAAATAAATGATGCCGATTACTGTGgcttcaattaaaaaataataacaataaaatcaagTGAATTTCTCTCTTTAACATTTTTCTTCATTATTACTTTTACAAATGTCTACAAATGAAATTATGGTTTGGCAcagcaaataaaattaaaaaaacaaaactttactaACAAATCAATCCACTAATTTTGTCACTGGAGATAATATCTATTTAAGCACACAgattctaaaacaaaaatcctTTAATTGAGATGACATACTTCTTTTGATGCCTTTGTAGGCTTTGGAACTTCCTCTTCATCCTCCATAACTTCTATGACtgcctcttcttcttcttcttcttcttctttctcttcttcagTAGACTTTTCTTTTTCTGCTACTATATCATCTACAAAGATTAAATACAGTCATTGTATAGTACAGAtttgaaacaaattatttttcaacacTCGTTAGCAATATAATCAAGAACATTAATCAAAGAACAGACATAAATTAAGCAAAACTGTATtatcaataataacaacaggCATCAACGAGGAATgcaggtcaactcgccccagcgTTTGGTCAAATCATCCCCGTGTTTGGTCAATTCGACCCAGCGTTTGGACAACTCATCCCCGTGTTTGGTCAATTCGACCCAGCGTTTGGACAACTCATCCCAGTGTTTGGACAACTTGCCCCAAACTTGTCCATAAATAACtgtgataaaattaaaactgaaagtctacaactttggtgtcatcttatttattaatattacagtgaaactccacTATTACGACtacttattaaaatgtttttttattggggAGATCCAACAATTAACTACAATAAACTTTAGGATGATCAGGCAAGGCTTTTTGACTCCGACTGGTGTACATATTCAACAacatttaatgcacattattgcttaaaatattggtatattaattaataaaatggtaatgatatgagttgactaaacagtgtggggcgagttgaccaatgGCTGGGTGAGTTGATAGCGGGTCGAGTTGATAGCGGGTcgagttgacctgctcccaTCACTGAGTACATGTATCAATCTGTGTTGCTTTACCTCCTTTCTCTAATCTTTCTAACTCCTCTGGACTGACTCCCACCTCCTGGGCTCGCACACTCTTGAACTCAAGAACCTTCTCCAGGGCAGATGGCAGCCGGAATTCTTTCGGTCCTTCCTGCTGGGGCATTTTCCTATCAGATGGTGGTCCAGAACGTTCACCATGTGGAGGTGGACCCATTTTCTCACTGTGAGAGCTAGGTGTCATCCTCTCACCGTGTGGTGCAGGTGCTGCCATTCTTTCACCATGAGGCGGGGGTCCTATTCGGTCCCCATGAGGTGGGGGTCCCATTCTGTCCCCATGAGTTGGAGGTCCCATTCGGTCCCCATGAGGCATAGGTCCCATTCTGTCCCCATGAGATGGAGGTACCATTCTATCCCCATGAGGTGGAGGTCCCATTCTGTCCCCATGTGGAGGTGGCCCCATTCTTTCTCCAAGTTGTGGCCCCATCCTTTCTCCATGTGGAGGTCCCATCCTTTCTCCAAGTTGTGGCCCCATCCTTTCTCCAAGTTGTGGCCCCATCCTTTCTCCAGGTGGGGGCCCCATCCTTTCTCCAGGTGGGGGCCCCATCCTTTCTCCATGTGGAGGCCCCATCCTTTCTCCAAGTTGTGGCCCCATCCTTTCTCCAAGTTGTGGCCCCATCCTTTCTCCATGTGGTGGAGGCCCCATCCTTTCCCCATGTGGAGGTCCCATTTGGTCACCATGTGAAGGCCCCATTCTTTCTCCAAGCGGAGGCCCCATTCTTTCCACCAGTGATGGAGGCCCCATTCTTTCTGGATGTGGAGGTCCCATTCTTTCTGGATGTGGAGGCCCCATTCTTTCTCCAAGTGGCGGTTGCCCCATTCTTTCTCCAAGTGGCGGTTGCCCCATTCTTTCTCCAAGTGGCGGTTGCCCCATTCTTTCTCCAAGTGGCGGTTGCCCCATTCTTTCGCCTAATGATGGCTGCCCCATTCTTTCCCCTAGCGAGGGAGGTGCCATTCTTTCTTCAAGAGGTGATGGAGGTCCCATTCTGTCACCATGCTGTGGGGGTCCCATTCTGTCACCATGCTGTTGTCTTATGTGGTCACCCATCATCACCCTGTCACCCTGTTGAGGCATTCTGTGCTCCCCATGTGGTGGATTGCCTGCATCAGTCTGTGAGGCAAAATGAAAAATTATGAACCACTATTTTCCTTTCATACATGTAATTCTCATAAATGATGTTAACATATATTTCAACTTAGTGAATGTTAAGGAATCTACacaaaatttatattaactgatatgtttataaaatagaatatattGTAACCTCATAATCTCCAAATTAATCgatcatatataatattaataagaaacAAGTTGAAAACCACAAccccaatattattattattgtatatactcATGGAAAAAAGGTTCCTTTATATGCATTGTCAAGGTATATGATTAATGGTAATGAAGAATTCtttaaaatcattttcaaaaaattacTTATATGTCATTCCTAAATCAATTTgcaaatgaataataaatttcaATGTTTACAAACTTTACAATTGGTTTGACACCATTTTATTTGCTGCACAGGAACTTTATCATCAAGTAAATAAAGTTTACTATACAAAGAATAAATgtctgaatgaatgtttaacgccatcccacaaaaacacaataaattgGCTAACTGGGGGTTAAAACAAAAGGTACTATACAAAagaaatatgtatgtataaaagtTTAACCATTTGAATGGATACTAAAAACACTCCTTTTAGTCCACACTAACCATCATTGGTTGTGTAATCCTCTGCCCTTGCGGTGGACTTGGCTGAGGCGGTCTCAACCCCTGCTGCATCCCAGGTGGTGCCATGTGAGGGGGAGGAGGCATCATTCCTTGCGACTGGACGATACCTGTTGGCTGAACTCGTCCAGGGGCTGAAGTGGGGGGACCTGCCATGCCCGTGGGTACAGCCTGCGGTGTTGCCACGGGCTGGGGTGGTGGTATGGCTCCTGAAGCTGACCCAGGTGGTGCTGCaacctgctgctgctgctgaccTGTGGAAACATCCAGTACATGAGTGATAACCTGATAAACACTGTACAGAATTCATCTCAGACCTGGCTTTAAGGTACACATTTGCCTGCCTTTTAACAGGGGATTGGTCAATAGGcatagcctatataaagacatttccctacattatacaattgaaatattagctggtcaacatggacattttaaaaagtacaagatgtgcatttagtgttgaaaaatgaaaaactaCTGTATATTTAACCTGTCACATTACTTATTATGGTGTTCCAACAGTGAACGACACAAATAATGGAAATTATGTttcaatttataatataatttttttaattctattttaggACAGTTTTAGTAt
This DNA window, taken from Gigantopelta aegis isolate Gae_Host chromosome 4, Gae_host_genome, whole genome shotgun sequence, encodes the following:
- the LOC121370885 gene encoding splicing factor 3B subunit 2-like translates to MAGMTEPDDLRGSSSDEEEPMSGHQMFDEDLQRKVMLQQQLLEVEQRQQEARALQVSLPPTVQQTLPAGGVQPPSSMPMHPAAPGPLGIPPAGVQPSVTMSMHQPGSGPVSMTEAAPAQPPTIQQQVPDHPREDMSPELLHKVMQQQQLLEMEKIREQQQQQQQQQQQQIIQHTQIVLIDAQQTSQQQQQVAAPPGSASGAIPPPQPVATPQAVPTGMAGPPTSAPGRVQPTGIVQSQGMMPPPPHMAPPGMQQGLRPPQPSPPQGQRITQPMMTDAGNPPHGEHRMPQQGDRVMMGDHIRQQHGDRMGPPQHGDRMGPPSPLEERMAPPSLGERMGQPSLGERMGQPPLGERMGQPPLGERMGQPPLGERMGQPPLGERMGPPHPERMGPPHPERMGPPSLVERMGPPLGERMGPSHGDQMGPPHGERMGPPPHGERMGPQLGERMGPQLGERMGPPHGERMGPPPGERMGPPPGERMGPQLGERMGPQLGERMGPPHGERMGPQLGERMGPPPHGDRMGPPPHGDRMVPPSHGDRMGPMPHGDRMGPPTHGDRMGPPPHGDRIGPPPHGERMAAPAPHGERMTPSSHSEKMGPPPHGERSGPPSDRKMPQQEGPKEFRLPSALEKVLEFKSVRAQEVGVSPEELERLEKGDDIVAEKEKSTEEEKEEEEEEEEAVIEVMEDEEEVPKPTKASKESKNKKRKKKKKKAKRSRVQEQKLMRKTTEDAAAKEEEEEVQIEYVQEQLDLEPTDPSYHTFAKIFEAFKISEPEKPRDVAKAEQKKLEEEIKRAQEAKLKEAEKNDDDDDDDDDDDMLHDDDVPKISKKKLKKLTRLSVAQLKQLVTRPDVVEMHDVTARDPRLLVQLKATRNTVPVPRHWCYKRKYLQGKRGIEKQPFELPDFIKATGIEEMRAALAEKEDQKTLKAKMRERVRPKMGKIDIDYQKLHDAFFRHQVKPKMTIHGDLYYEGKEFETRLKEKKPGNLTDDLRIALGMPIGQSAEKVPPPWLIAMQRYGPPPSYPNLKVPGLNAPIPESCSFGYHAGGWGKPPVDEHGKPLYGDVFGTQSGDFTTPVEEEEVDKTQWGELESESESEEESEESSEEDDDTGLITPAEGLVTPSGLTSVPIGVETPEMIELRKRQIEDAMDQGGDTPALFTVLPEKKAAVGGAMMGSAHVYDLGVVPGKKPGDKLPAEGIEVSLNPEELDLDTAAMQAKYEQTVREQQSQLEKEDLSDMVAEHAAKQKKRKKQQQDSGKSAKKYKEFKF